The genomic region GGACCGCGAAGACGGTCATGGACAGCCAGAAACCGTCCTTACCGGAGTTCTTGACGGCTTCGTTGCCGGTCCCGAGGCCCGCGGCGATGACCTGGAAGCTGGTCATCATGTCGTTGCCGTAGTAGCTCAGGAGCACGGTGAGCCGGACGCCGATGATCACCGACAGCATCAGTGCCGCCAGCCACGCCCACACCTTGACGCTCGCCGGGCCCTTGAAGTAGTCGCCGGTGATGCGCCAGAACTGCCTGCCCCACTCGGTGTAACGGATGATCAGGACCAGGATCGTCAAGGTGGCCACCACCGCGATCAACCAAGCCTTGGCGATCCACGCCAGCGACGTCCATACCTCGGTGCCCCAATCCAACGTCGGGGTGAACATCTCCATCCCGGCAAGGTACCCCTGTGGGACGCGACCGGCCGTTCCGAGGCTCAGATGGACCTGGTGAGTCGGTCGAGGCGCCACTGGCCGTCACCCAGCAGTTGCAGCTGTTGCTCGTGATGCTGCTCGACGGTGTCCCGATGACTCACGCTGACCAGAATTGCGTCGGGAAGCGCCGATCGGATGAGTTCGTAGAGCATCAGCTCCAGGCCCTCGTCCATCGCCGAGGTGGACTCGTCGAGGAACACGACCTTCGGCTCGTTGAGCAGGATGCGGGCGAAGGCCATGCGCTGCTGCTCACCCACCGACAACACCTTGGCCCAGTCCTTGACCTCCTTGACCCGGATCACCAGATGCGGAAGCGCCACGGTGACGAGGGCCCGCTGGATCTCGGCATCGGACACCGCACCCGTCGCACTCGGGTACGACGCCGAGGCTCGCAGGTCACCCAGCGGGATGTAGGGCAGCTGGGACAGGAACATCGTCTCGTCCGCGGCGACGGGGAAGTGCACATCGCCGGTGGCATACGGCCACAGGCCCGCCAGGCTCTCCAGCAGGACCGTCTTGCCGCTACCCGACGGCCCCTTGATCACCAGGCTCTCTCCCGGATGCAGCCGCAGGTCCAGTGACCTGATCAGCGAATGCCCCTCGGGCGTGCGGACGTCGACATTGCGCAGCTGCAGAACCCCGTCCTCGTGGCTGTTCTGCACGCTCAGCCGCGGGAGTCTGCCGGAGCGCTCGATCGCGTCGGTCAGCCCGTCGAGGCGGATGAGGGCGGCCCGGTAGCTCGCGAACGAGTCGTAGGCGTTGCGGAAGAACGACAGCGAGTCGTGGATCGCCTGGAAGGCGGTCGCGGACTGCATGACGTCGCCGAAGGAGATCCGACCGTCGAAGAGCCGCTGCGCCTGAACGATGTAGGGCAGCGGGTTGATCACCTGGCTCATCGAGCCGTTCCACCCCAAAAACAGCACCATCCGACTCAGCCACTGCCGATAGTTCGCGGCGATATCGGACAGGTTGTCGCGTAACCGATCTCGTTCGACCGTCTCGCCGCGGTACAGGCCGACCGCGCTCGCGGACTCCTTGAGCCGGATCATCGCGTAGCGGAACGTGGCGTTGCGCATCTCGTTGAGGAAACTCAGCCGGATCAATGGCCGGCCGATCCAGAAGGCGATGACCGTGGCCGCCAGCACATAGCCGATGACGATCCAGAACAGCGCCTTGGGAATCGTCAGACTCAGCACCGTCAGCGGCCCGGACAGATGCCACAGGATCACGCCGAACGAGGCGACGCTGAGCAGCGACTCGACCGCGCCGAAGAGCAGTAGGCCTCCGGAACCGTGCGCAGGCACGTTCGGTTCACCGGTTCCTGCGGTGACGATGTCGATGTCCTGCTGGATGCGCTGGTCGGGATTGTCGATCGGCCGCGCCGCGAATTGACCGCGGAAGTAGGCGTGCCCGTCCATCCACTCGTCGAGCACGCGCCTCGTCAACCAGACCCGCCAGCGCAGCACGAAACGCTGGGTCAGGTACAGGTCAATCAGGAAGCGGCAGACCGAAACCGTTGCCAGCACGGCGAATATGCCCATCGAGAACCAGAAGGCGTCGATGCCGCTGTCCTTGAGCGCCTCATCCGCCGAGCCGCTGCCCTGGAATGCGACCTGCAGCGCCGAGAACAGGTCGTTGGCGTAATAGCTGAGCAGCACGTTGACGCGGACGGCGATGACGACCGACAGCAGCAGTGCCCCCGACACCAGCCACACGGGAACGCTCGCGCGCCCGACGAAGTAGCCGCCGGTGATTCGCCAGAACTGGCGGCCCCACTCGGTGAACCTGGCCACCAGCAGCAGCACGATCAACACGCCGAGCGCGGACATCCCGAAGGCCTTGGCCACCCACAGCGCCGAGTTGACGACCTCGTGACTCCAGTCGACGGACGACCTGAAACCCTCCGAGTCCATTCGACGAAACTCCTCCGAGGGACATTTCGACGGCACCCCCCCGCGGCGAAGTTACCGCAGGCCGGTGCCGGTTGCACTCAAGCTGGACCGGTGGACGTACGCCTGCACGACTCCGCCGCCGAGTTCGCCGCGATCGCCGGGAATCTCTACCGGCGCGACCCGATCGGTCACACCGTCGAGCTCAGCGGCCTCGCCGCACCGGCGCTACCCGCCGACGCGGTGCTGTTGACGGCATGGATGGACGGCCGTCTCGCCGGTGCCGCGGTGCAGACCCCGCCGCATCCACTGATGTGCGGAGGGCTCAGCGCGCCGACCGTCGAGCCGGCCGTGACCCTGCTGGCGCGAACACATTCAGAGCTGAGCGCGGTGCGAGGTCCAAACGCCACGGCCGAGGCATTCGCCTCAGCCTGGCAGCGGCACACCGGCGCCGAGCCGGAGGTGCTGACCGGGGAGAGGCTGCACCGGCTCGGCGATCTCGTGCCGCCGACCGCGGTGCCGGGGGAGGCCCGCCCACACCGCCCCGACGACGTCGAGCTGCTGGCCGACTGGACGGCCCGGTTCTTTGTGGAGGCGTTCGGGTCGGTCGCAGCGCCACCAGCGCATCGAGCCTTCCTCGACGGACTCCTGCAGGCGGGCGTCCGATTCGTGCTCTGGACCCAGCACCGGCGCCCGGTCAGCATGGCGATGATCCGGCCGCCCGTGGCGGGGGTGAGCCGGATCGGGCCGGTGTACACACCCGAGGACGAACGCGGCCACGGCTACGGGTCGGCCGTGACGGCGGCGGCATCGCGAACCGCCACGGCGATGGGTGCCGATGAGGTGGTCCTTTTCACCGATATCGCCAACCCGGTGCCCAACGCGATTTATCGGCGAATCGGGTTCCGGCCCGTCTCCGATTGGCTGGTGATCGGGTTCGCGACCACGGTGTGATCGGCCCGCGCCGGGGCCGCGTACCTTGTGACACGTGGCCAAGACTGCCCCCAATACCTCTTCCGACCCGACACCCAAGACCAAGGCTCGGTCGTCCAAACGGCTGAGCAATAGGTTCTGGAAGCTGCTGGGTGCAAGCACCGACAAGGACCAGGCCAGCTCGATGGGGCAGGTGACGGCCTCATCGGCGTTCGACGAGAAGGCCGCGGGCCTCGACGACGAACAGCTGCGCAAGGCCGCGAAGCTCCTCGAACTGGGCGACCTCGCCGAGGCGGCGGACATCCCGCAGTTCCTGGCCATCGCCCGCGAGGCGTCCGAGCGTGCCACGACCCTCAAGCCGTTCGACGTCCAGCTGCTAGGCGCGCTGCGCATGATGGCCGGCGACGTCGTCGAGATGGCCACCGGTGAGGGCAAGACCCTGGCCGGCGCCGTCGCCGCGGCTGGCTACGCCATCGCCGGCCGCAGCGTGCACGTCATCTCGGTCAACGACTACCTCGCCCGTCGCGACGCGGAGTGGATGGGCCCGCTGCTGGAGGCCATGGGTCTGACGGTCGGCTGGATCACCGCCGACTCGACAGCCGATGAACGCCGCGCCGCCTACGCCTGCAACGTGACCTACGCCTCGGTCAACGAGATCGGGTTCGACGTGCTGCGCGATCAGCTGGTGACCGACGTGGCCGACCTGGTGTCCCCGGATCCCGACGTCGCACTGATCGATGAGGCCGACTCGGTGCTCGTCGACGAGGCCCTGGTGCCGCTCGTCCTGGCCGGCACCACACACCGCGAGACACCGCG from Mycolicibacterium sp. YH-1 harbors:
- a CDS encoding ABC transporter ATP-binding protein/permease; its protein translation is MDSEGFRSSVDWSHEVVNSALWVAKAFGMSALGVLIVLLLVARFTEWGRQFWRITGGYFVGRASVPVWLVSGALLLSVVIAVRVNVLLSYYANDLFSALQVAFQGSGSADEALKDSGIDAFWFSMGIFAVLATVSVCRFLIDLYLTQRFVLRWRVWLTRRVLDEWMDGHAYFRGQFAARPIDNPDQRIQQDIDIVTAGTGEPNVPAHGSGGLLLFGAVESLLSVASFGVILWHLSGPLTVLSLTIPKALFWIVIGYVLAATVIAFWIGRPLIRLSFLNEMRNATFRYAMIRLKESASAVGLYRGETVERDRLRDNLSDIAANYRQWLSRMVLFLGWNGSMSQVINPLPYIVQAQRLFDGRISFGDVMQSATAFQAIHDSLSFFRNAYDSFASYRAALIRLDGLTDAIERSGRLPRLSVQNSHEDGVLQLRNVDVRTPEGHSLIRSLDLRLHPGESLVIKGPSGSGKTVLLESLAGLWPYATGDVHFPVAADETMFLSQLPYIPLGDLRASASYPSATGAVSDAEIQRALVTVALPHLVIRVKEVKDWAKVLSVGEQQRMAFARILLNEPKVVFLDESTSAMDEGLELMLYELIRSALPDAILVSVSHRDTVEQHHEQQLQLLGDGQWRLDRLTRSI
- a CDS encoding GNAT family N-acetyltransferase, whose amino-acid sequence is MDVRLHDSAAEFAAIAGNLYRRDPIGHTVELSGLAAPALPADAVLLTAWMDGRLAGAAVQTPPHPLMCGGLSAPTVEPAVTLLARTHSELSAVRGPNATAEAFASAWQRHTGAEPEVLTGERLHRLGDLVPPTAVPGEARPHRPDDVELLADWTARFFVEAFGSVAAPPAHRAFLDGLLQAGVRFVLWTQHRRPVSMAMIRPPVAGVSRIGPVYTPEDERGHGYGSAVTAAASRTATAMGADEVVLFTDIANPVPNAIYRRIGFRPVSDWLVIGFATTV